A window from Drosophila yakuba strain Tai18E2 chromosome 3L, Prin_Dyak_Tai18E2_2.1, whole genome shotgun sequence encodes these proteins:
- the LOC6539637 gene encoding uncharacterized protein LOC6539637, whose amino-acid sequence MMKFFAVVLCALFAAAAANPGLLAYNAPLAYSTPLAYSSLPAAAPLAYTAAYTSAYAPYVAPYASSYSAHSVAHSAAVPAVYAAAPVATILKK is encoded by the exons atgaTGAAATTC TTTGCCGTTGTCCTGTGCGCCCTGttcgccgccgctgctgccaaTCCTGGTCTGCTGGCGTACAACGCTCCCCTGGCATACTCCACCCCCCTGGCTTACAGCTCCCTGCCAGCTGCCGCACCCCTCGCCTACACCGCCGCCTACACCTCCGCCTACGCCCCCTACGTCGCTCCCTATGCGAGCAGCTACAGTGCCCACAGTGTGGCCCACAGCGCCGCCGTGCCCGCCGTTTATGCCGCCGCCCCTGTGGCCACCATCCTCAAGAAGTGA